Proteins encoded together in one Impatiens glandulifera chromosome 1, dImpGla2.1, whole genome shotgun sequence window:
- the LOC124921172 gene encoding protein FAR1-RELATED SEQUENCE 3-like: MDVELFDMEHRKMVNQEIIDAGNNGESSILENLDVDGNDEPHVGMEFDTEDAAKIFYDEYARRMGFSTRVGQFSRLNSDGRLPVREFLCGLKRRSGDNCEAMLQIELKSHEKWVVTKFVNVHSHSTLLSPNKVHYIRPRRHFAGASKIITETYPSVGMVPNGVMSVSMNGNRVAPETLFDYNHAIENTGSVDLTAKPSLRRRTLGKDSQNLLNYFRKMQAENPGFYYAIQLDEDNRMANVFWADARSRSAYSRFGDTVTLDTMYRVNQYRVPIAPFTGVNHHGQMILFGCALLVDESEATFVWLLKTFIAAMNDQAPVSIVTDKDKAIQAAVSQVFPESCHCINKWDILREGQERLALVCHAHPNFQVELYNCINLTETIEEFELSWEYILEKYDLRRNDWLQSLYNARMQWVPVYFKNYFFAGISQHQGFQTSFFDGYINQQTTLPMFFMQYERALECSYEKEIEADYDTICTTPLLRTPSPMEKQAASLFTKRIFSKFQEELVETFVYTANRIEGDATTSTYRVAKFEDNHKAYIVTINGPETRASCSCQMFEYSGILCRHILTVFTVTNVLTFPSHYILKRWTRNAKIGPASDVQPELLRQESLTSRYNTLCREAIKYAEEGAIAPETFTAALEALREGAKKVAIAKKTVTKVTSPGSQVSAISYDDKRSSNANQDMTPLLWPQQDEVTRRLNLNDANVPVQSVADLNLPRMSPVSLQRDDGHSDNMAALLCLKSMTWVMENKNSAPANRVAVISLKLHDYRRALPGESEVKFQLSKITLEPMLKNMAYINKQLSTPGNRVAVINLKLQDTETTSGDSEVRFQVSRDTLGAMLRSMAYIRGQLSNVADIQTESPSKRPRK, translated from the exons ATGGATGTTGAACTGTTTGATATGGAGCATAGGAAGATGGTAAACCAAGAAATTATCGATGCTGGAAACAATGGTGAGTCAAGTATATTGGAAAATCTGGATGTGGATGGGAATGACGAGCCGCATGTTGGCATGGAGTTCGATACTGAAGATGCTGCTAAGATATTTTATGATGAATACGCAAGGAGAATGGGGTTCAGCACCCGGGTAGGTCAATTTAGCCGTTTGAACTCTGATGGAAGACTACCTGTTCGGGAGTTCTTGTGTGGCCTGAAAAGACGATCTGGTGATAATTGTGAAGCAATGCTCCAAATAGAACTAAAGAGTCATGAAAAATGGGTAGTGACAAAGTTTGTCAATGTTCATAGTCATTCAACTCTTCTTAGCCCCAACAAGGTTCATTATATCCGACCACGTCGCCATTTTGCCGGAGCTTCAAAGATTATTACAGAAACTTATCCATCTGTGGGCATGGTTCCTAATGGTGTTATGTCTGTATCAATGAATGGAAACAGGGTTGCACCAGAAACCCTATTTGACTATAATCATGCAATTGAGAACACTGGGTCTGTAGATCTTACTGCTAAACCTTCTTTAAGAAGGAGAACACTTGGGAAGGATTCCCAAAACCTTTTGAACTATTTCAGGAAAATGCAGGCTGAGAATCCTGGGTTTTACTACGCAATACAGCTTGATGAAGATAATCGCATGGCTAATGTATTCTGGGCTGATGCAAGGTCACGTTCTGCTTATAGTCGATTCGGGGATACCGTGACATTGGACACAATGTACAGAGTCAATCAGTACAGAGTACCGATTGCTCCATTCACTGGTGTGAATCATCACGGACAAATGATTCTGTTTGGTTGTGCTTTACTTGTAGATGAGTCTGAGGCTACGTTCGTGTGGCTTCTGAAAACTTTTATTGCTGCCATGAATGACCAAGCTCCTGTCTCTATAGTGACAGATAAAGACAAGGCCATACAGGCTGCAGTTTCTCAGGTGTTCCCTGAATCATGCCATTGTATTAACAAGTGGGATATACTGAGAGAAGGCCAGGAAAGGCTAGCTCTCGTGTGTCATGCACATCCTAATTTTCAAGTTGAGCTATATAATTGTATCAACTTGACTGAGACAATTGAAGAATTTGAGTTATCGTGGGAATATATCCTTGAAAAATATGACCTCAGAAGGAATGATTGGCTTCAATCACTGTACAATGCAAGAATGCAATGGGTTCCGGTgtattttaagaattatttcTTTGCTGGAATCTCTCAACATCAAGGATTTCAGACCTCCTTCTTTGATGGTTACATAAATCAGCAGACCACGTTACCAATGTTCTTTATGCAGTATGAAAGAGCTTTAGAGTGTTCTTATGAAAAAGAGATAGAAGCAGATTATGACACGATATGTACCACACCATTACTTAGGACACCTTCTCCCATGGAAAAACAAGCAGCTAGTCTCTTTACAAAgagaatattttcaaaattccaAGAAGAATTGGTTGAGACTTTTGTGTACACTGCAAATAGGATTGAGGGAGACGCAACTACGAGCACATATAGGGTTGCAAAGTTTGAAGACAATCACAAAGCTTATATTGTCACAATAAATGGGCCAGAAACAAGAGCCAGTTGTAGCTGCCAAATGTTTGAGTATTCAGGCATTCTTTGCAGACATATATTGACCGTCTTTACAGTAACAAATGTACTTACATTTCCATCTCATTACATTTTGAAACGCTGGACAAGAAATGCCAAAATTGGGCCTGCATCGGATGTACAGCCTGAGCTCCTACGACAAGAGTCTCTAACATCACGGTACAATACCCTATGCAGGGAGGCTATCAAGTATGCAGAAGAAGGTGCTATAGCTCCAGAGACATTTACTGCAGCTTTGGAGGCTCTTAGGGAAGGGGCAAAGAAGGTGGCTATAGCAAAGAAAACTGTTACTAAAGTTACATCTCCTGGTTCACAGGTCAGTGCGATTAGTTATGATGACAAGAGAAGCTCTAATGCAAATCAAGACATGACACCTTTACTATGGCCACAACAAGATGAAGTGACGAGGCGCTTGAATCTTAATGATGCTAATGTTCCTGTTCAATCTGTAGCTGATCTGAATCTTCCACGCATGTCTCCTGTCTCTCTTCAACGTGATGATGGGCATTCTGATAACATG GCGGCTCTCCTTTGTCTTAAGTCTATGACTTGGGTAATGGAGAACAAAAATTCTGCACCTGCAAATAGAGTAGCTGTTATCAGTCTAAAG TTGCATGATTATAGAAGGGCGTTACCCGGGGAATCAGAGGTTAAGTTTCAGCTATCAAAGATTACATTAGAGCCGATGCTGAAAAATATGGCTTACATTAACAAACAACTATCTACACCAGGAAATAGAGTTGCTGTTATCAATTTGAAG CTTCAGGATACCGAGACAACTTCTGGAGATTCAGAGGTTAGATTTCAAGTCTCCAGAGATACATTAGGTGCCATGTTGAGATCCATGGCCTACATCCGTGGACAACTCTCAAATGTG GCTGACATACAAACAGAGTCCCCATCAAAAAGGCCAAGGAAATAA